atccgaAGAACTGCAGAATACTATAAAACAACATGTAGATGCAAAAAGGTAAGTCCTTTAACTTGAACAGAAGCAAAATCTACAAATGtgccacaaccaccaaattacattgattcataacggagtaaattaaaaaaccccagaaacccagaaacatgtatacatgtatgtgtgtgtgtatatatatatatatatatatatatatatatatatatatatatatatatatatatatatatatatttatttatatatatatatatatatatattatacacatgtatgcatatgtatatatgtatgtatgtatccaagatacaagtatacctttattgtttaatacattatacatttgggctattacacgtcCGCAGGTACAATATCTGGAGGGGTAGGGGGCAAAATCTTGAGTAGTAGGGACAATCTTGGTAGGGGAAGAagccatatttatataaaaagtagtagaaaacctatattttcgtactgcaggcctgctacagacacatttgcacacacacaaaataaaaataaagtttaaaaaagaacttttataataaattattattattgtgtgtgtgtgtgtaatttaactgcatatactttttattttaaaaataaaaataaataaatagatgtagTAGCCGaagatggcaaaataaatacaagtatagagaatGTCTTGATTGAACtctaaaattagattaaatgaaaaatgaagaccacacaaatttgatgataaaaagagtatactctttattcaagaactggatgcatccgggttgtttttttttcttcatgaaagtagatggaattgtgtattttatttacagtataatgtggaaaTGTTATCAATGCACATGCATTAACCATTTTCGTTGCTATTAACGTCGGTTATTGTTGACAtgcaacaacattaaactcaACGTAGTCGCATTCTGTCAATGTGTCCGACACTGTGCATCAGGTTTGTCACGTTTTAGTGCCTCTACCCAGAAGCGGCGTCTGGGCTCTTCTTTtcgaaatttgtaaaacgatattttttttaacatcaagttatggtttatgcagtcaactgcacaacatgttttaGGCATCTTCGCCGTTAACTGATGTAAATGATCGACTGAAATTGACtaaattcactatcaaaccatacgtaactaagaagaagcttcaccgcgtcacgtgataaacaatggcggatagggccgaagtacccgtatgttcggttccgagaattcATCGCtctgaaccctaaccctaatcctgaatttaaaaataagataagttatatatatttatatatggtgccgttttagccatgaTATGTTCCGTTTTTcgccaacaaaaatggttccgttttagcctgtACCCCCGTAGACTAGGGTGAGTTGGTAGGGGGAGAGTTGACCAGCATTCACGGACGTACTTCACCAATGTAAACATGTACGGTccgattttttttaacattttgacatttgttgGACCTCCGATTACGgtacagcaataaacatcacaataataaatatcgtgtcGGAtatgtttatcttgatgaactatcaCGATTTACGGTCGATACTTATCATACTAGAGAGTAGAGTCCAATAATTTGAACTCGTCTCGTGAATGATAAACTCACAAATAGTTCGTCTTTTTTAGTTTAGaggtaaacaaaatatattacaatcatgtaaacatttgataaaagttaacaaaatatgtttgtaaaacaaaaaactgtcAAAAATAGTCATCAACACCGGAAGCATTAAAACGGAAGCAGGTATTATAAAAGCAACGcacaaatatattaacaatgaaattcaattgtacattatatatttatatgttatgtAGCAGTGAAAagatatgtattattttgttcacaCGTTTGATAAAAAACGGAAGATTTTTGTGTTAGCGTTTTAGACATTTATTTTCTGCGGTACTATTTTCTAAAGAGGAAGTTAGGACAACGTGATTTATTTTTACATCGTGTATGTGACATAAACACTCAcattttggtgtttttgttttcattgtcgGCGAGGTGAGGTGGGACAGGGATGCAGATTATTCGCCCTCTGGACTTTTCGTCCACTAAAAATTCGTCCACTGTGACTGttgaactcgagacgattcgtccacaaccaaaaattgttcttggacaattcgtccactataatttttttctattagttaTTTACCGTATATTTCGTCCACGGACTAAATAAATGTATGGACACTTTTTCATTTGAGTGGAATATCGACACAGAGTATTGCCTGAGAAGCGCAGATTGTAACCTAACCTAACAGCTTTGCCATGCCTATAAGGCTATATATATCTCTGACATTGCCAGTGGTTTTGCCCACAGCAGAAGGGGGGTTACCAAGTATGATGGGGGGAAATTTGATAGACATACtctattattgttataatattgtaattataatagggTATGGTATTTTCACATAAATGACAACATTTTCATCCGATGCGCATTGACGCAAACTTCCCAgtagaaacaacaaaaaccatgtCGACGAAATGAGTACGGTAATACAGCAATCGCAATGTAGAAATGGTATTTTAGCAAGAGTTGTTACTagctttgttttctaaatagtatgtcagaattataggTGTAATTGAAGAGCAATTTGAATAATAACATATCAATAAAGTACTATAAACAATGGACACAGACAGACCACAACAAGTTGATAGTGCCActaaactttactttgtttcatatactagttctagtagtttaccacaaaacgaaaataattaaccatttcaatggctaagaaataacattttagatttatttgTCTTAATGTTGTAATCGAGTGCACGAATTGTCCGAGGTAGGTGGACGAATTGTACGGTGGACGAAACGTCCAAAggacgaaccgtctggaaagcGTGGAACAACACATTATTTTGTGTTACATATGGTTTATcattaaatgtataaatatactaGCTTACGGTATCATCTTCAGACCTCGACGTGGGAAAAAAAGGCTAAATCAGTAAATGTTGGGATAAATTTGTTAGGCTACACTCATCCCCAAATTCATCaggagttttttgtttgttttccccCAGTTAATAAATAAGCTAAATAAATCTTTATATGTGTTTGCTTTCTGTCTTTGGCAATCCAGCTGTTTACCTTCTGTCACCTGGAACTGGGCGAAATCAGACGGCCCACTCGCCATTTAAACTAacctatttatatattttcacctATTTTATGTGTACGTTGtgagtgcatattaaaaaagatggaacaaataaaaacaaaaaaaggaaatgttttattttcagcgGATGTTTCAACCTGAAAGAAAAGAAGATTTGCTCGAATTTTAGTATAAACCACCCGCGGTTATTGACGGCAGtgtgtaacccccccccccccccataaaaccCCGATGCATGTATGATAaagcaatgaataaatgtttttattaacaaaattaaaaaaagggcGAAAGGACCCTATATGGGGGTTAACAGTACGAATGGACCAGGGTTAGAAATGACGCGGGCGATCTAGTAAcaggggcgaaacgacctgttaccgtaggtactgggttcacagcccaatCCGGGGCCAATACACTGCACAGACTGTCACAGTTGAACACTGGTTCTCACCCAGAGCAAGCTTTcatggctcagtgggtagtaGCTCAAGTCatctccagccctccccttattgatatgtagtagaaggctagaggaaactaTCATTactatgtaatgctttggcaatcaTCGACAATCAAATGGTtgcaagctactgtgtctaaaatagaAATTTGTTCCTACATCTGACATTAAACTTATGTTGCTAACCTATACAAACACTACACAAAGAAACCTGATGCCCCTAAGCAAAACAAACCTACGCTGTACCTTTTTGTGGTGACGTTTAGGGGGTGTCGGCTTTCTTCATACAATAAATCTTGTTATTGAaagatatattgtttattaaactaaAGGTAGCTTTAgccttacatgtatgtagttgtaAGCCATACATAATCCAATCAGTCAAGATATacatctatgtatgtacatgttagtgatttccctagacatttggcaaggcatggtagaccaaacactctTGGGGcatttttcaccattttcagggcacttgtttttcattaaaaatacacacaaattaattgaaataaacattaatgtaatttttgtgcttgctttaataaatgaatggcaaaagatataaaatatatatatataataatacttttttgggtgttttataaaggcaattttagaattaattactgaaaaaggtttgttttaatctcggggcagcatggtgctagactattgaggcatggtgctgcaccatgctaaaacaggCTACGGAaaacactacatgtacatgtagttatgtaaaatatttttgttcttcttcttattGAAATGCATATGAATCATGATATATATTCATTCTCTATTTTGTAGTGTAAATAACTTCAAATGACAAAACTTAGCAGTCATTTGTAGAAAATAGTATTCAAAATACTAAGCAGTTACTCAAACCAAGAATTTAGAACTCTGCATTTCGTTATACTTATAGATTTTAGTTGAAAGTAAATTAAactaaggggccgtccataattttcaacattttctcaAGTGTACAGActgtacacttttgaccacccccctccctccccccccccaaaaagtatacatccccaaatgaaaaatgttgatgtgGCGAAGTAATCCAGGTCCATATTCCCCAAAACTAGACCAGGGCACTAGCTAGGAGTTTCCATGGATTGTACCTAGAACACACAATGGTTGTAAGAATAAAGATAAATTTCGAGGTAATCTTAAAAAAACGGCAGTAAATACACTAGAAGGAAACATGGCGGAAAAAACCTTAATATATCTAACGCATTGTAGGCTTTATTTCATCTCATTTGAGAAAGTATTTGGTGAGATATTAACACAgtagtaattataaaaatacaaccGATTTCAGTTGAAACAATGATGTCACTATGTCATTTTGTGACGTAGATTGGCCACATTGTTACTGTGAAATGAGGAGAGCAGAGCTAGCAGCGTGTGCAAAATTTGAATGTTTCTGCCGATTCGCACATCAATtgatcaacattttttttttttttttaaagtgtacgctggccccttaaccccctccccccctgcgtatggtttgtacgctcgtgaaaatgttgaaaattatggatggCCCTAAGAGAGCCAGGTACAATGTGTATGCATAATGTTTtcttactgtcatttgtttatttttgtgtatttcagattaatTTTTCCACAATGGATGACATCCAGAGTGATCCTCGCTTTAGTCATGTTACTAAAGATCCTCGATTCAGACAGGTGCccaggaaggaaaggaaagtaaAAATTGACAAACGGTTTCAATCTATGTTCAGTGATAAAAGATTTAAGCTGAAATATTCTGTTGATAAAAGAGGAAGACCCGTTGACACATCAACAGATGAGAATCTCAAGAAGTACTATGAACTTTCAAGTGAGAGTAGTAGTAGTGAGGATGATGaagatgttgatgatgatataGAGAAGGATCATGGAAAAGAAGACTTACATGAAAAAGATGACAGTGGTGTTGATGATGAGTCAGTTAAATCTAGTATGTCTGAGGACTTGGAGAGAGAAGAAATGGAACTGGCGTCAAAGAAAATTGCCAAGATGCAGAAAAGTGCTAGTGGCAAGAGCGTCAGTAAACTTTCTTCAGAACAGAAACACAGAGAGACTGGTAGACATAGATTTAATGTGCAGTCACATAATGAAGAGGATAGTGACACTTCCAGCTCAAATGATCACACGAAGAACTCTTCAAATAGGCAGCAAAAGAATACTATTAAATCAGGtatcattttgtaataaattataaattataaacgtaacttagatatatacatgtatatgtgtagcCTATGTAGCTGGAACTGACTTTTAAACTGACtatttaagtaaatattaattagaaaTGGTTACTTTTATTCTCTGGCCTGgttcttataaaacttttaaggtCTGTACTCAAGACTAATAGTGTGagactttaacatcatggcCATGCCATACAGATTGCATGCATTTGAGGTCATTAGACAGTTGCacggcgggacatagcccagtgataaagtacACACTCGATGcatggacatccaatagctgatgattaataaatcaatgtgctctagtgatgtcattaaacaaaacacacttttacatGAGAGAGTTGAGTTTAAAGTTTTATTAGCACGGAACCTGGATTAGTTGTCACATCTTGTAACTCtgtgtacgtgtatatatatatacacattttgttttcaagaatAGAGATTGGAACTAATTGATACTGAAAATTgaaatgtaaattgtaatacagttattgtattttatttcttcaggATCATCTGCATCACATAATAAAGATGAAAAGAGTTCACAAGTGCAAGAAAGTGAAAATCGTCAgaagaagacaaaatccaaacAGAAGAAAACAGTAGGGAAATCTAAGAAAGAGTTAATAGGTAaaatacacagtgatatattacatgtattactatttGTACTCAATGTACCTTGGGAATATTATGAACACTGATTTTTCACTCAATTAAGTAGTTAAAACATAACCAGTGAAGATCTAGCCTGAGAGATGGGGCCACGGTGTTCACTAGAATGTGTACAGTTAGACAAATACAGCTGCATTTCTAGTAAACACAGCCATGTATTTACTATTGAGCATTTAGGATTTAGATCATTAAAGGgtctgtcctgagtttgctgtcattatGCAGCCCTCTACATTAACATTTTCATCTAGGAGCCATATGGCgcctacatgtacttgtattttttatatagatagtatgaaatgttttagtcgccaaatgaaaaaaatgattGCATATGTGACCAAATCGGTCACTCACAGTGTAGACATCTGGTATGAAACGTTTTAGAGTTAGAtccttttaacaactaaaattataaattacctctatatttttttttataggatatcggtatctgtatattcagtgtgtttctggtcgttatAATACTGGTAGTCactaaaactttattttactacctaattatattttttggcatatgtaaaaaaatattcggAGGTAAAATATTGTATCAGCTTCTTGAAGGATTCAAGCAGTCGGAAACACcttgtatatgtatacacaaacaagaaaatgcattatttatatctaattttaatctttaaaattcTAAAACTGTTGATGGTTAATTTcttggggtgttgttttttaatattaccaTAAGATACAGGTTTTATATTTAGAAGTAATACACTTGTTATACTGTATTTTTGTGATAATATCGATGATTTTGTACTTCCAGACATGGCAACTGCACCTGATCTGGCACGGGGAGCTGTTCTCTTGGAAAGTTCATCTGAAGATGAAGATCTTTCTGATGATGAAGGTTATTTCTGCttgtaactaaaaaaaaacccctctacCTACACACCAAGCAGTGTATAAATGAATAAACTGATATCATTATTGGTGTAtctaaaataagaaataattttcaatttctatttttatttatttaatacataattatttatttttgtaaaattgttttatcggattgatggatggatggaagcatGCATACAATGTATATTGATGTAGCATGCTCTTTGATATGCCCATATCCAGTTACGGTTGAGACATGTCCACTGGGCCCTATGTTGGACTGCCAGACGTATTAGTACACAATCGGCATATTGTTGTTTATACCAAGAAgactttttaaattatgttttgctACTGTGTTTAAGATGGTGAATTTGATCATGGCTGGGGAGAGCTGGACAAGGACGTCCCAGAGGCAGAGGATCTCGGTCATCGTCTCGCTATCTGTAACATGGACTGGGACCGCGTCAAAGCTCACGACCTTTACCTTCTCTTCAACTCATTTGTACCAACAGGAGGAATTCTACATTCTATTAAGGTTTTCCTCATCACTTTAATGAAATTCAATAACTTCATGCTAAGACTGTTAattgaaatttaataaatatgggCACACATTATTTCTTGGATCATATCTGTATCAGATGTTGGGTTTCGTCTTaatttggggcgggatgtagcccagtggtaaagtgatctGAAATCAattccaccggcctcggtggtgtcgtagttaggccattggtcaacaggctggtaggtactgggttcagatcccagtcgaggctgggattttttatccagacactgactccaaaccctgagtgagtgctccgcaaggctcagtgggtaggtgtaaaccacttgcaccgaccagtgatccataactggttcaacaaaggccatggtttgtgctatcctgcctgtgggaagcgcaaataaaagatcccttgctgctaatcggaagagtagtccatgaagtggcgacagcgggtttcctctcaaaatctgtgtggtccataaccatatgtctgatgccatataaccgtaaataaaaaatgtgttgagtgcgtcgttaaataaaacatttctttctttctgaaatCAGTTCCCATTAgtgggcgcattgggctatttcttgttccagccagtgcaccatgacttgtatgtcaaaggctgtggtatgtgctatcctgtctatgggatggtgcatataaaaaaaaatccttgctactaatggaaaaatgtggcaggttttctctctaagactatatcggaagtaccaaatgtttgccatctcatagccgatgattcagaaatcagtgtgctttagtggtgttgttaaacaaaacaaaatttaacttgtCCTAATCTGGTTATAATCAAAGATACACTTGTCATCATAAGACTCTGATTATAATATTCTTGTagtagatatttgtttttgacCAGAAAATTAAGAACAACCCACTAGAGATCCATACGACATAGAGCCAAATCATTGAAGCCTATTTTTCTTAAACAATCAAATTTGGTGTTTATGCATTGcaaatatattatacagttaCATGTGTGCAAGGCAAAagcaggctttgtaaattcagccgtTACATTTTTGTCCCAGCATGTATAATCTATATGAtagtatatattacatacataatcTTTAAAACAGCCAAAAATCTTCATCTATATGAGTGCTACCTTGTTCTTCAAATGTTAGGATATTGTATgtgggcttattcaaagataaaacaaatttggggTAGTATTCTCCAAACTAGTTGTATTTATCCCATTTGAAATTTTTGAATGATTatcattgttttgttacaaCCGTGCCACTGGATTTGTCAGATGATAATTGAAGTGTAAAGTTaacttgtttttaataattttgttagtttttttcaatatttgaaaatacatacaaatcatgatttgttgtattattttttaactgcatgataaaagtttaaaatatagtCAGTGTAGCCTTTGAATAACATTGCAGATCTATCCATCGGAGTATGGTGTGCAGCGCATGGCTGAGGAAGAGCGGAGTGGACCGGTGGAACTCACTAAACAAGTCGAGGAACCAGAGCCTCACGAGGAGTCACAAGATGGTACAAATgatgattttttatcttaagttttattttaattttttttaactttcaacTGAGCATACCTGTCAGAGACATGGTGAACACTTTAATTCTGTgtctgatttaaaaacaaaagacatCATGTACATGCTGTACAGCAGTTGTCCAGGGCATGTCCATCAGCTGTGAATTTCAaactgacaattttttttttttttaatttgctgaAATATAATCGTGGAAAACGAGGGTTcctataatttttaaagtttaatagatattttgtcGATATTTTCAACACATCTATTTGATTTTTCAGGAAGCCGATACCATCGTGAGAAGTTAAGACGGTACCAGCTCAACAGGCTGAAGTATTATTATGCTGTAGCTGACTTTGACTCTGTTAAAACAGCCAGCCGTGTCTATGATGAATGTGATGGAAGAGAATTTGAAAGTAGTTCATCTAAACTGGATCTTCGGTAATTCTTTACCACTGTTTAACACCAATAAATTCAGCTGAGTAGTAGAATGCTCTTTAGAGGTATAATAAGTCCTAGGAGAAAATGCCCATGGTGGACTTGTCAGTGggttttgaggttttttttcGCGCATTCCaactgatattttaaagttGAATATGTCAAGATGAAATTTTATTCTAATTTCTAAAATCCATTTTaacatttgaatttttatattgattagaTTTTCActtcatataatatttatctttctttaacaaaaaaattgcTGATGTTTTTTATTGCTggattgtcgttaaacattcattcattaagaAAACTTGTGCTGGTATACAGTAAGAATAATCTATCATACTTACCATGTGTTATATTTTAGCAATAATTGAAAATATGTCACAGTGTCATTAATCAAATTGCTAAGTGTTGAGGATTTGTCCAGTGTCCTCAGCTTGTTAGTCCACTACCAATcggtctgtcccacatatagtttccggatgttttttccacaatgcctcaagatattggaACTTGGATAGAAATATTAGTTTTTCatatatactgaaggccaaaagaaactttaccatagttttaaatcaaaatatattgactagatcaatatgtcaacattaacataactaaaaatgagtgtcattcagcatctgataatgacgtcacattttccCAAAGCGAGGTGGTGTACACAAATCGAGCTTTCAACTTCATGGATGACATGCAAAGCATACAGACAATCACTCAAGTCCAATAACAAGTCACATTAAtagcgtgtgtgaccacccTTTGCCCCAATACAAGCAATAATTCTCCAACGCATAGAAAAAATCAGTCGTCTGATGAGGTCACGTGGGAAGCTTTGCCATTCTTCTTGAAGGGCCTGGATCAGTTCCTGTTGGTTGGCTGGAGGGTGTGGTCGATCCAAAACATCCCAGAGGTTCTCTATGGGGGACATGTCTGGGGAGCGTGCAGGCCACGGCATTATGTTTACGTTGTTGGCTCTAACGAAGTTCTGTACGATTCTGGCTGTATGAGGtctggcgttgtcttgctgaaaaatGACACCACGTGGCTGCCATTGGAGAAATGGTATTGCAGTTGGACGAAGAATGTCATCCCTGTAACGTTGAGCTGTCAAGTTTCCGTGAACGATGACCAATGGTGTCCTTTCCTGTGCACAGATacctccccacaccatgacactccctccaccataTGGCACGACCTCCTGAACGCAAGAAGCCGCCACTCGTTCTCCCCTACGGCGGTACACACGCAGTCTTCCATCAACTCTGAACAAACAGAACCGGCTTTCATCAGTGAAAAGAACCCGCAGCCAATCACGTCGCTGCCAACGTCGTACAGTCCTAGCCCATGTCAATCTCAAACGACAATGTTGTGGTGTCAGCAAGTGTCCTCTATATGTCTGTAAGCCCTTATTCCATGAGTCCTGAGTCACCTGGCCACTGTCTGTCTACTACTAACCCTGTGACCTAAGGCATTCattgctgatgacgtcactgtcaGGAAGCGATTTCGTAGATGCAAGGTACGCAAGTACCGG
This DNA window, taken from Gigantopelta aegis isolate Gae_Host chromosome 4, Gae_host_genome, whole genome shotgun sequence, encodes the following:
- the LOC121370872 gene encoding ESF1 homolog isoform X2, encoding MDDIQSDPRFSHVTKDPRFRQVPRKERKVKIDKRFQSMFSDKRFKLKYSVDKRGRPVDTSTDENLKKYYELSSESSSSEDDEDVDDDIEKDHGKEDLHEKDDSGVDDESVKSSMSEDLEREEMELASKKIAKMQKSASGKSVSKLSSEQKHRETGRHRFNVQSHNEEDSDTSSSNDHTKNSSNRQQKNTIKSGSSASHNKDEKSSQVQESENRQKKTKSKQKKTVGKSKKELIDMATAPDLARGAVLLESSSEDEDLSDDEDGEFDHGWGELDKDVPEAEDLGHRLAICNMDWDRVKAHDLYLLFNSFVPTGGILHSIKIYPSEYGVQRMAEEERSGPVELTKQVEEPEPHEESQDGSRYHREKLRRYQLNRLKYYYAVADFDSVKTASRVYDECDGREFESSSSKLDLRYIPDGMKFEDKPKSECTSIAVAKYKPQNFYTSALCQSKVDLTWDETDRDRISVTMKKFQKEEINEDDFKAFLASDSDGEADYGDLVAASDDSDSDQSDEEKQIDKYKQLLQSLDDGKQTSKDNDMDMEITWEPGLKETAKDIVKKKERESGQTPWEEYLHKKKQKKKQLKEQKKSAAEKRERESQAHATEHGEAFSDDELPPGVDLNDPFFTDELKDSDKVKKKGQKKKNKRKDLTEEELAKQKQEQAELALLTMEENEEGKHHFNLNDLVQDKKKKKKKKHKNQVNVEVNDNFEIKVDDPRFNAMYNSHLFNIDPSAPEFKRTKGIEAIIEEKLKRRKHPEQTKSEFDVSENVTAKRRKHSSEQDGESFSRTELETSAKDVSLTSLVKSVKAKTQQFYSKKKFR
- the LOC121370872 gene encoding ESF1 homolog isoform X1, which codes for MYKYTSLRYHLQTSTWEKKAKSINFSTMDDIQSDPRFSHVTKDPRFRQVPRKERKVKIDKRFQSMFSDKRFKLKYSVDKRGRPVDTSTDENLKKYYELSSESSSSEDDEDVDDDIEKDHGKEDLHEKDDSGVDDESVKSSMSEDLEREEMELASKKIAKMQKSASGKSVSKLSSEQKHRETGRHRFNVQSHNEEDSDTSSSNDHTKNSSNRQQKNTIKSGSSASHNKDEKSSQVQESENRQKKTKSKQKKTVGKSKKELIDMATAPDLARGAVLLESSSEDEDLSDDEDGEFDHGWGELDKDVPEAEDLGHRLAICNMDWDRVKAHDLYLLFNSFVPTGGILHSIKIYPSEYGVQRMAEEERSGPVELTKQVEEPEPHEESQDGSRYHREKLRRYQLNRLKYYYAVADFDSVKTASRVYDECDGREFESSSSKLDLRYIPDGMKFEDKPKSECTSIAVAKYKPQNFYTSALCQSKVDLTWDETDRDRISVTMKKFQKEEINEDDFKAFLASDSDGEADYGDLVAASDDSDSDQSDEEKQIDKYKQLLQSLDDGKQTSKDNDMDMEITWEPGLKETAKDIVKKKERESGQTPWEEYLHKKKQKKKQLKEQKKSAAEKRERESQAHATEHGEAFSDDELPPGVDLNDPFFTDELKDSDKVKKKGQKKKNKRKDLTEEELAKQKQEQAELALLTMEENEEGKHHFNLNDLVQDKKKKKKKKHKNQVNVEVNDNFEIKVDDPRFNAMYNSHLFNIDPSAPEFKRTKGIEAIIEEKLKRRKHPEQTKSEFDVSENVTAKRRKHSSEQDGESFSRTELETSAKDVSLTSLVKSVKAKTQQFYSKKKFR